The genomic window GCAGGGAAACGGTGGCCTTCCACAGTGTGCTCCGAGCCCGGACGACCTGCAGCCCCCCAGTGCAGATGCAGCTGCAGAGCCCGGTACTCCCGCCCGGGACCCAGAGCCATCTCTAGCCCAGGAGGCAGGGTCAGTTGCACTGCGTAGGGATTGGCAAGTGAGCCGGCCCGGCCCGGGAGGGCCAGCCCAATCCCCGGGCAGACACTGCCGCCACGGTTCCCTTCACTGCGCCCCGCCCCATCCCCAAGTCTCGGCGGAGAGACCCCCTCACCACTGTGGCCATTGTTGCGCAGGCGCAGTTCTGGGAGCGGCGGGAGCtggaagcccaggagttccaggggGCGCAGGGCCAGGCAGAAGGCGGCGAGCTGGGGGCGGATATCCACCGGGGACTGGAAGCGGCCCGCGCAGGCTGGGGACACCTGGGGCCAGGGCGGGTCGCCTGGGGTGGGAGAGTATAGTGAGGAAGTCTGACGCCTAGGTCAGGAACTTAGGGAGCCTGGGTAGAAAAGGTGAGGGGGTGGGACGGCGGGCGGCGGGTGGGACGCCCGGGACCAGTGTTCAGGGACGGCTGTAGGGGAGATCCACAGAGCTGGGTTCCCAGATTGGGTCTGTGCAGCGGGTGGGTGTCTCACCTCCATAGCGCCAATGACTCTGGTCATCCCCTGTATAAATGAAAAGGATGAACCGCTCAAGCTTAGAGCCCAATCCCTTCCTGGCGGCCAAAACGATGTCACAAACTCAGATGCCTTACAGGAGCATTACGGGTAACAAATGCCTTAAGCGGGCCAGGTGCAAAGCACAGGAGACCGCACCCAAACTCAACACCGCAGTTGGGTGGGCCAAACAGCAATCCTACCAGCTTGCAATTATTGTCTTAGGGTCTGTAAAAGTGAGTGGCTGtttcaggccaggcgctgtggctcacgcctgtaaccctagcactttgggaggccagggtgggtggatcacctgagatgaggagttcgagaccagcctgaccaacatggcgaaaccccgtctctactaaaaatacaaaaattagccgggcgtgatggtgcatgcctgtaatcccagctacttggctagaggctgaggcaggagaatcacttgaacccgggaggtggaggttgcagtgagccgagatcgcgccattgcactccagcctgggcaacaaaagtgaaagttcgtctcaaaaaaaaaaaaaaaagagtgagtggCCACTTCAGTCCTGAGTCCCAAATGAGTGAGTACAccatctttcctttctcccttctttcttctccccacTCATCCCTCTGCCTTGTATGGTCTCCAACCCCTTTCCCCAAATTCCTGGCTTGGGAGTCAAGACGCCACGTTTCTCTACCTGCTGTGTCCCTTCTTCCTagatctcaatttcctcattgtaGCCTAAGATGAGATGACTTCTACCAGCTCTTCTTGCTTGTCCTCTGGTACCCACTTCACCTCCCaagctttccttttctcttcccctcAAACTCTCTGACTCTCCTTCTccacctattttttttctctgtctgcaCATTTTCTCTCATCTGCACTTCTCATCCctttctcttctccagcctcccccttctctcccatcTCATCCAGCTCACCTCTCTCCTTTTGcaccctttttattttctctccacaTCTGTCCCTTTCTACCTCCGAGAGTGGGGTGGGGATATTGGTATGGGACCTCTGGAAGGGCTTCTGTGGGGAGTACGGGCTCCCCTCCTTCCCTGAGTGACCAGAGCCTAGGCTAGGGTATGGGAGGAGAAGCATGAACCTCCTGGAACCTGGATTTGGAGACTGATGACCACTTACCTTCTTTGTCCCTGTGGGCATTATTCTTGGGTTCTTGAGGATCTCCAGGAGCCTCAACAGTAGGTAGATCCTCTAACTTCAGGGAGCCCTCTTCTTCTGATTTAGGCTTAACTTCAGGTAAATCCTCCTCTCCGAGTAGATCCTCCTCTCCAGGTAGATCCTCCTCTCCGGGTGGATCCTCCTCTCTGGGTGGATCCTCCTCTCTGGGTGAATCCTCTTCACTGGGCAGATCCTCCTTGCCCAGTGGATCATCTTCCCCAGAAAAGCCTCCTCCCAGGGGGGAATCCTCCTGCATCCGGGGCAGCCTCTGGGGATGGGCAGGCACCAGAAGCAGCAGTGACAGCAGCAGTTGCACAGTGAGGCCTGGAGCAGGGGCTGGGTTCAACAGAGGGAGCCAGGGGCTGGGGCACAGGGGAGCCATGCGGCTGACTGTGGGGTGTCCCAGCACACGGTGTGTACGGGCTGTACGTGCATTGGAAACAAGAGCTGGGTGGGGGAGGAGCAAGCCTGGAGGGGAGCAGGCTGACTCACAGAGCGCCCTTTTGCAGAGATGGAGCCAAAGTCTCACAGGTTTGTCTGGCCCTGTGCCCTCTCCCCCATACCAAAGCCAGGATGGGGGTGGAGTGAGGGGCAGGTGTGTGCACAGGCAGAAGGTTATCGGGGCCATGGACTCAGCTTGGAACCCAAGGCACCACCTGGCACTATGCAGGCTCTCCCTGGCACCACCCAGCTGCTTGCCAGCCAGCCTCAGCTAACCCTGGCCTGCTTCCCAGCTCCAGGCACAGAAGGGGAAAGGCAGGGGAGCTGGGGCCCCCATGTCCTCTGGCTGAGAGGGAAAGCAGCTCATGTATACATCCTTGACTCCACCAGGAAGCAGGTAAAGGGGTAGGGCAGGCTGCTAGGGGAGCCCGAGGGTGAGTTAAGTAGTGGGTATGTGGGACTTGAATGAAAAGCAAGTGTATGTGTCAGAGGGGCTCTGATAGGTTTAAcctatatttattattcatcacATTACTCTCCTGCTCAAAAGCCTTCATTGGCTCCCCACTGCCTGCCACGATATGCACATTGTGTACTTCTGACTTCCAAGTTCCTTCAAAACCTCGCCCAAGAGACCTTTCCATCTTGTCTCCTACTACTCTCCCTCATACTCTAGCCAAATTAAacgattatttttttctccaaacctTTTACCATCTTTGTTAATCTAGTTCTTGCTCCCTGAAATGCTATTTACTattgcattcaacaaatatttatttagtaccaCCATAGGTCCAGCACTGGGCTATGGACTAGGGACATGGAAATGAATAAGACACGGTCCCtcatttcgggaggctgaggtgggtggattgcttgagtccaggagttcgagaccagcccgggcaacatggccaaaccctgtctctactagaaatacaaaaaattagccaggtgtaatggcatgtgcctgtagtcccagctactcaggaggctgaaatgggatgatggcttgagccgaggcggttgaggctgcagtgaactgagattgtaccattgcactctggcctgggtgacagagcaagaccctgtctcaaaaacaaaaaaaacaaaaacaaacaaacaaacaaacaaaaacactaccTGCCCTGAGCAGCTCGCAGTCTAGTGAGTGAGGGCAAACCCTGTCAATATCATAATATTGAGGGAAGAGAGATGAATTCTGCTTTAGAAGATAATATAGAACTAGGCAAATTTGATCATGTCCTTGAAGAAATACCAGTTCCATTGGTAAAAACAATAGGGAGAATGATATTCTGGGCAAAGGGGAGGCATAAAATGTTATGAGCAGGAGAGTGACAGAATCCAGTTCTCATACTAGGTCATGTTGAGGGCTTGAGGGCTAGTATGGAGCACAGATTGCAGGGGAAGACTGGGTGCAAGGAGATGGGGTAGAAGAGTGTGAGGACACCAAGAATGGGCTTAGGCctcccagtttttttcttttctcttcttttctttttctttctctttttttctttttttttgagaccaagtctcactctgctacccaggctggagtggagtggcgcaatctcggcccactgcaatctccacctcccaggttcaagcgattctctttcctcagcc from Pongo abelii isolate AG06213 chromosome 13, NHGRI_mPonAbe1-v2.0_pri, whole genome shotgun sequence includes these protein-coding regions:
- the CA9 gene encoding carbonic anhydrase 9 isoform X2, whose translation is MAPITFCLCTHLPLTPPPSWLWYGGEGTGPDKPVRLWLHLCKRALCESACSPPGLLLPHPALVSNARTARTHRVLGHPTVSRMAPLCPSPWLPLLNPAPAPGLTVQLLLSLLLLVPAHPQRLPRMQEDSPLGGGFSGEDDPLGKEDLPSEEDSPREEDPPREEDPPGEEDLPGEEDLLGEEDLPEVKPKSEEEGSLKLEDLPTVEAPGDPQEPKNNAHRDKEGDPPWPQVSPACAGRFQSPVDIRPQLAAFCLALRPLELLGFQLPPLPELRLRNNGHSVQLTLPPGLEMALGPGREYRALQLHLHWGAAGRPGSEHTVEGHRFPAEIHVVHLSTAFARVEEALGRPGGLAVLAAFLEEGPEENSAYEQLLSHLEEIAEEGSETQVPGLDISALLPSDLSRYFRYEGSLTTPPCAQGVIWTVFNQTVMLSAKQLHTLSDTLWGPGDSRLQLNFRATQPLNGRVIEASFPAGVDSSPRAAEPVQLNSCLAAGDILALVFGLLFAITSVAFLVQMRRQHRRATKGGVSYRPAEVAETGA
- the CA9 gene encoding carbonic anhydrase 9 isoform X1; its protein translation is MAPITFCLCTHLPLTPPPSWLWYGGEGTGPDKPVRLWLHLCKRALCESACSPPGLLLPHPALVSNARTARTHRVLGHPTVSRMAPLCPSPWLPLLNPAPAPGLTVQLLLSLLLLVPAHPQRLPRMQEDSPLGGGFSGEDDPLGKEDLPSEEDSPREEDPPREEDPPGEEDLPGEEDLLGEEDLPEVKPKSEEEGSLKLEDLPTVEAPGDPQEPKNNAHRDKEGDDQSHWRYGGDPPWPQVSPACAGRFQSPVDIRPQLAAFCLALRPLELLGFQLPPLPELRLRNNGHSVQLTLPPGLEMALGPGREYRALQLHLHWGAAGRPGSEHTVEGHRFPAEIHVVHLSTAFARVEEALGRPGGLAVLAAFLEEGPEENSAYEQLLSHLEEIAEEGSETQVPGLDISALLPSDLSRYFRYEGSLTTPPCAQGVIWTVFNQTVMLSAKQLHTLSDTLWGPGDSRLQLNFRATQPLNGRVIEASFPAGVDSSPRAAEPVQLNSCLAAGDILALVFGLLFAITSVAFLVQMRRQHRRATKGGVSYRPAEVAETGA